The following proteins are encoded in a genomic region of Paenibacillus sp. FSL H3-0469:
- a CDS encoding helix-turn-helix transcriptional regulator encodes MQATTTILSELEEYLQEKGLSITEFAKRSKLHSGTLSNILRGHRPIAMQQLDRITEAMGQEEGHFYDLYIDDYIIRGSSDWRRIGPLLLRCAELNKLDSIQRLARHIMDNLMYAPLLFETAEELFMAGKKEAAAAIYEIVAEAERYQHSERLALCQFRLFIISLSDDQNRNLWAANRFEPFVERLDEVDQLDALKELANTYRSLQRWDKVEEYAAKMGHKARIQYDLKVRDEHRASEPVKLPGRPLFFYIAYSNLLRGNVCDELGDYEGALGFIRSYADLSWVREQGDEVERWKSLFMEWSKANILLTKLVSGDSTVIEQYSAYLNAHQEERITGLLYMLKAANKYNFNINAILQQFKQDLEKSVIDLVQVRYSRKLVLDRQANLLLELAKYLLDRGEYHSGLEFLTKSVQQYQLINDEKHKILGVLTNILKQSRSSTG; translated from the coding sequence TTGCAGGCAACGACTACGATTTTATCGGAACTGGAGGAGTATTTGCAGGAGAAGGGATTGTCGATTACGGAATTCGCCAAGCGTTCTAAGCTTCATTCGGGGACACTCAGCAATATCCTTCGTGGGCACCGGCCTATTGCGATGCAGCAGTTGGATCGGATTACCGAGGCCATGGGACAGGAGGAAGGGCACTTTTATGACTTGTATATCGATGACTATATTATCCGTGGCTCCTCAGACTGGAGAAGGATTGGACCGCTATTGCTCCGCTGTGCTGAACTGAACAAACTGGACAGTATTCAGCGCCTGGCCCGCCATATTATGGACAATCTGATGTACGCACCCTTGCTGTTTGAGACGGCGGAAGAATTATTTATGGCCGGGAAAAAGGAAGCTGCTGCTGCAATCTACGAGATTGTTGCTGAAGCCGAACGCTATCAGCATTCAGAACGGCTGGCGTTATGCCAGTTCAGGCTGTTTATTATTTCGCTCAGTGACGATCAGAACCGAAACCTGTGGGCTGCGAACCGGTTCGAGCCTTTTGTCGAACGGTTAGATGAAGTTGATCAGCTTGATGCACTCAAAGAGCTTGCCAATACATACCGCTCCCTACAGCGCTGGGACAAGGTTGAGGAATACGCCGCTAAGATGGGCCATAAGGCCAGAATTCAATATGACCTGAAGGTCCGGGACGAACACAGAGCATCGGAACCGGTCAAGCTTCCCGGCAGACCGCTGTTCTTTTACATTGCGTACAGTAATTTGCTGCGCGGAAATGTCTGCGATGAGCTGGGTGATTATGAGGGAGCTTTGGGTTTTATAAGAAGTTATGCTGATTTGAGCTGGGTTAGAGAGCAAGGAGATGAGGTCGAGCGTTGGAAAAGTTTGTTCATGGAGTGGTCCAAAGCTAATATTCTTTTGACAAAGCTGGTAAGTGGAGATTCCACTGTAATTGAGCAGTATTCTGCCTACCTTAATGCACATCAAGAGGAGAGAATTACCGGGTTGTTGTATATGCTTAAGGCTGCTAATAAATACAACTTTAATATCAACGCTATCTTACAACAATTTAAGCAGGACCTAGAGAAGAGTGTTATTGATCTGGTCCAGGTGAGATATTCGCGTAAATTAGTTCTAGACCGTCAAGCTAATTTACTGCTGGAACTGGCTAAGTACCTACTAGACAGAGGAGAATATCACAGCGGCCTAGAATTTCTAACGAAGTCGGTTCAGCAGTATCAGTTGATCAATGATGAGAAGCATAAGATTCTGGGCGTTCTGACCAACATCCTTAAGCAATCCAGAAGCAGTACTGGTTAA
- a CDS encoding extracellular solute-binding protein has product MTKKSFTLLLSSLLTLSMLSACGGNNNKEAAATKDPGASTGTNTTATTDPATAEPEKPTEIKIMLPLNTTDTPPDTIKNEVEKLTNTKLTYQFFPADTYEEKLNSSFATGSLPQVTYLKNQTTFLQMKEAIKDGQFWEIGPLLSEFPNLNKLKPEILNNTKVDGKLYTLYIGRPLARQGIIYRKDWADKLGLKAPANTEELFAMAQAFTEKDPDGNGKKDTIGVVDRNELVYGAFKTVSSWFGTPNNWAEKDGQLAPEFTFPQYIDTMDFFRKLREGGYMNQDFAATSKTDAVNMFTSGKAGLYIGGSMQDIDSLNKDLIKNVPDAVLDTHSMVAGPDGKFAQWMIPGYNNVVLFPKSAVKDEAELKKILKFFDAMMTPEVANLMYWGIEGTHYTVVDGKAKATDNKELIEREVKGFKDSVIGEYETNGMYQSLNVLPGRIHAEELVLENVKYGVADPTAALDSATYTSKGVELQQIIADATYKYMYGQLDKAGFEKEVENWKSRGGAKIIEEYNAAYKK; this is encoded by the coding sequence ATGACGAAAAAATCCTTCACCCTGCTCCTAAGCTCGCTGCTGACACTCAGCATGTTGTCCGCTTGCGGCGGTAACAACAACAAAGAGGCGGCAGCTACGAAAGACCCGGGCGCCAGCACCGGGACCAACACAACCGCAACTACGGACCCGGCCACCGCAGAGCCTGAGAAGCCGACAGAGATCAAGATTATGCTACCGCTGAATACGACAGATACTCCACCGGATACGATCAAGAATGAAGTGGAGAAATTGACGAATACAAAGCTGACTTATCAGTTCTTCCCGGCTGACACGTATGAAGAGAAGCTGAACTCCTCGTTCGCCACCGGTTCCCTGCCGCAGGTGACGTACCTGAAGAACCAGACGACCTTCCTGCAGATGAAGGAAGCGATCAAGGACGGACAGTTCTGGGAGATCGGGCCGCTGCTCAGCGAATTCCCGAACCTGAACAAGCTGAAGCCGGAGATCCTGAATAACACCAAGGTAGACGGCAAGCTGTATACCCTGTACATCGGCCGTCCGCTGGCACGTCAGGGCATCATCTACCGCAAGGACTGGGCGGATAAGCTGGGTCTGAAAGCACCGGCCAATACCGAGGAGCTGTTCGCCATGGCCCAAGCCTTCACCGAGAAGGACCCGGACGGCAACGGGAAAAAGGATACCATCGGCGTTGTAGACCGCAATGAGCTGGTGTACGGTGCGTTCAAGACGGTCTCCTCCTGGTTCGGCACGCCGAACAACTGGGCCGAGAAGGACGGCCAGCTTGCGCCGGAGTTCACTTTTCCGCAATACATCGACACGATGGATTTCTTCCGGAAGCTGCGTGAAGGCGGTTATATGAACCAGGACTTCGCGGCAACCAGTAAGACGGATGCGGTCAATATGTTCACCAGCGGCAAGGCCGGGCTGTATATCGGCGGCTCGATGCAGGACATCGATTCCCTGAACAAGGACTTGATCAAGAACGTGCCGGATGCCGTACTGGATACGCATAGCATGGTGGCTGGACCTGACGGCAAATTCGCCCAGTGGATGATTCCCGGCTATAACAACGTAGTGCTGTTCCCGAAATCGGCAGTCAAGGATGAGGCGGAACTGAAGAAGATTCTGAAGTTCTTCGACGCGATGATGACCCCTGAGGTAGCCAATCTGATGTACTGGGGTATTGAAGGCACACACTACACCGTCGTGGACGGCAAGGCCAAAGCGACCGACAATAAAGAGCTGATCGAACGTGAGGTCAAAGGCTTCAAGGACAGCGTCATCGGCGAATATGAAACGAACGGCATGTACCAGAGCTTGAACGTGCTGCCGGGCCGGATTCATGCGGAGGAGCTGGTACTGGAGAACGTGAAATACGGGGTCGCAGATCCTACGGCGGCGCTCGACTCGGCAACCTATACGTCTAAGGGCGTAGAGCTTCAGCAGATTATTGCGGATGCGACTTACAAGTACATGTATGGTCAGCTGGATAAGGCCGGATTCGAGAAGGAAGTGGAGAACTGGAAGAGCCGGGGCGGGGCGAAGATCATCGAAGAATATAATGCCGCGTATAAAAAATAA
- a CDS encoding GNAT family N-acetyltransferase yields MVAAWDGDKLVGLVNALSDGVLTVYFHYMLINPSYQGKGVGREMMTTMLDRYKEYKNKVLISYPSAVEFYYKCGFSSEHGATPMFISELV; encoded by the coding sequence ATTGTAGCGGCTTGGGACGGGGATAAGCTTGTTGGTCTGGTAAATGCTCTGTCTGATGGTGTTTTAACAGTGTATTTCCATTATATGCTTATCAATCCCAGTTACCAGGGGAAAGGAGTAGGTAGAGAAATGATGACCACTATGCTCGATCGATATAAAGAATATAAAAATAAAGTGCTAATTTCTTATCCGAGTGCAGTGGAATTTTATTATAAGTGTGGATTTTCGAGTGAGCATGGAGCTACGCCTATGTTTATTTCAGAGTTGGTCTAA
- a CDS encoding sugar ABC transporter permease — protein sequence MPKKYKSSSELKKRLWRNKLLYVMLIPGVLYFIIFKYLPMYGLIISFQDYKPYQGITGSEWVGMKHFSRLFTEPDFLNILANTLILFGMNILIYFPIPIILALMLNELRGTFFKRFFQTLVYLPHFMSWVIVVSISFVMVTMDGGIINELLAYFGFAKINFLLSPGWFRPMYILQVIWREAGWGTIIYLASIAAIDPGLYEASRMDGAGRLRQVWHITLPAIRGVIITLFILKIGSVLDLGFEHVYLLLNSMNREVAEIIDTYVYTAGLRQGQFSYSTAIGFFKSIVGLIMVMTVNKVSKKIGEEGVY from the coding sequence ATGCCGAAGAAATATAAGAGCAGCAGTGAGCTGAAGAAGCGGCTGTGGCGTAACAAATTGCTCTATGTCATGCTGATCCCCGGCGTGCTGTATTTCATTATCTTCAAATATTTGCCGATGTACGGACTGATTATTTCCTTCCAGGATTACAAGCCTTACCAAGGAATTACCGGCAGCGAATGGGTGGGCATGAAGCATTTCAGCCGGCTGTTCACCGAGCCTGATTTCCTGAACATTTTGGCGAATACGCTGATTCTGTTCGGTATGAATATTCTGATTTATTTTCCGATTCCGATTATTCTGGCCCTGATGCTTAATGAACTCAGAGGCACCTTCTTCAAAAGATTCTTCCAGACCCTGGTGTATCTGCCGCACTTCATGTCTTGGGTTATCGTCGTCTCGATCTCCTTCGTCATGGTGACGATGGACGGGGGGATTATCAACGAGCTGCTGGCTTACTTCGGATTCGCCAAGATCAATTTCCTGCTGAGTCCGGGCTGGTTCCGGCCGATGTATATCCTTCAGGTCATCTGGCGGGAAGCAGGCTGGGGCACGATTATCTATCTGGCTTCCATTGCGGCTATTGATCCGGGGCTCTATGAAGCTTCGCGTATGGACGGAGCCGGACGGCTCAGACAGGTCTGGCATATTACGCTTCCGGCCATCCGGGGAGTAATTATTACCCTGTTTATTCTGAAAATCGGTTCCGTTCTCGACCTGGGCTTCGAGCATGTCTACCTGCTGCTCAACTCCATGAACCGCGAGGTTGCGGAAATTATCGATACGTATGTCTACACCGCCGGTCTGCGGCAAGGGCAGTTCAGCTACAGTACAGCCATCGGCTTCTTCAAGTCGATTGTGGGCCTGATTATGGTCATGACCGTCAACAAGGTGTCCAAGAAAATAGGAGAAGAAGGCGTTTATTAA
- a CDS encoding Fic family protein, with amino-acid sequence MTYVFAYKHFDNAKDRLVYQPNINPFDYEIQQLILEAERNIGALARLGLKSHPLTPTILRNSLVKTAHFTTKIEQNKLEFKEVEQLYQNYKKNPMTIKQKAQIEVKNVFETYEYLYTLNPTLDFSDMDESVLKKIQYILMKELTGYPEGYRNIPVALHDGDGHVSYQPPAFNEVPRLMQAYFAWLYTSVTGYSNPYDTANADFNKKLHPLIISGITHHLIGYIHPFPDGNGRTARAFSTLVGLIHSDLATIKDAFSVEEFFDKRIEDYYDTLMEATQGNLKPFIVFYLECVNASLTKVLRQLQRYDKIKHTRELLGKGHAKTMFEWISRMEDGEVFHRQLFDNTLDASSSSIAKNISKLKELGVIKSGKGRGEYIVCITD; translated from the coding sequence GTGACTTACGTATTTGCATATAAACATTTCGACAACGCAAAAGACAGGTTAGTGTATCAGCCGAACATAAATCCTTTTGATTACGAGATTCAGCAGCTTATTTTAGAAGCGGAGAGGAATATAGGTGCATTAGCAAGACTCGGCTTAAAAAGCCATCCTTTAACGCCCACTATTTTACGTAACTCTTTGGTTAAGACAGCACATTTCACTACCAAAATCGAACAGAATAAACTGGAATTCAAAGAGGTTGAACAGCTTTATCAAAATTACAAAAAAAATCCAATGACGATTAAACAAAAAGCTCAAATCGAAGTTAAAAACGTTTTTGAAACTTATGAGTACCTGTACACCTTAAATCCAACCCTTGACTTTTCAGATATGGATGAGTCTGTACTAAAGAAAATACAATATATTTTAATGAAAGAATTGACCGGTTATCCCGAAGGATATAGAAATATTCCCGTAGCTCTTCATGATGGTGATGGACATGTCAGTTATCAACCGCCAGCCTTTAATGAGGTCCCGCGTCTCATGCAGGCTTACTTCGCTTGGCTATATACCAGCGTAACCGGATACAGTAACCCGTATGATACTGCAAATGCTGATTTTAATAAAAAGCTCCATCCACTCATCATTTCTGGAATAACTCATCATTTAATTGGCTACATCCATCCTTTTCCTGACGGTAATGGAAGAACCGCTCGTGCATTTTCTACCTTGGTCGGGTTGATTCATAGTGATTTAGCCACCATTAAGGATGCATTTAGTGTTGAGGAATTCTTCGATAAAAGAATTGAAGATTACTATGATACGCTGATGGAGGCCACACAAGGTAATTTAAAACCATTCATTGTTTTTTATCTGGAGTGCGTAAACGCATCACTTACGAAGGTTCTTAGACAACTGCAGCGTTACGATAAAATCAAACATACTCGTGAATTGCTGGGTAAAGGACATGCCAAAACGATGTTTGAGTGGATTAGCAGGATGGAGGATGGAGAAGTTTTCCATAGACAATTATTTGATAATACACTGGATGCCTCGTCCTCAAGTATTGCGAAGAATATTTCAAAACTTAAAGAACTGGGCGTAATTAAATCAGGCAAGGGCCGCGGAGAATACATCGTCTGTATCACGGATTAG
- a CDS encoding carbohydrate ABC transporter permease, producing the protein MVEDRTFSGRLFSAVNFILLALIALVTVLPFVHVVAGSFTTSAELAANKFVLIPKVWSLEAYKFIFSTNTIFRALGVSIGVTLIGTLFSMFITALMAYGLSRKDLDGRRVFNFLVVFTMLFHGGMIPTFLVVKELGLIDSYAALILPSAISAFNMIILKNFFQNIPEGLEESAKIDGCNDFGILFKIVLPLSLPAIATISLFYAVTYWNTYMSAILYLDNSAKWPIQVLLRQIVVLASGMDHSATLDGTVPPPDQTIKMAVIVVATLPILMVYPFLQKHFAKGAMLGSMKG; encoded by the coding sequence ATGGTAGAAGACCGCACATTCAGCGGCAGACTATTCTCTGCCGTCAACTTTATACTGCTCGCCCTGATCGCGCTGGTAACGGTGCTGCCGTTCGTCCACGTGGTGGCAGGCTCCTTCACAACAAGTGCTGAGCTGGCTGCCAACAAGTTTGTGCTGATTCCGAAGGTGTGGAGCCTGGAGGCGTATAAATTTATTTTCTCCACGAACACGATCTTCAGAGCCTTGGGGGTATCGATTGGAGTCACATTGATAGGCACGCTGTTCAGTATGTTCATCACGGCGCTGATGGCCTACGGTCTCTCCCGCAAGGATCTGGACGGCCGCCGGGTGTTCAACTTCCTGGTGGTGTTCACGATGCTGTTCCACGGGGGAATGATTCCTACGTTCCTTGTAGTGAAGGAGCTGGGGCTGATCGATTCGTATGCGGCGCTGATTCTTCCGTCTGCGATCAGTGCGTTCAATATGATTATCCTTAAGAACTTTTTCCAGAACATTCCTGAGGGGCTGGAGGAATCGGCCAAGATTGACGGCTGCAATGACTTCGGAATTCTGTTCAAAATCGTACTGCCGCTGTCGCTGCCGGCGATCGCCACGATCTCTCTGTTCTACGCCGTGACGTACTGGAACACTTATATGAGCGCCATTCTCTATCTGGATAACAGCGCCAAATGGCCGATTCAGGTCCTGCTGCGGCAGATTGTCGTGCTGGCTAGCGGGATGGATCACAGTGCGACACTGGACGGTACGGTTCCGCCGCCGGATCAGACGATCAAGATGGCCGTTATCGTGGTCGCTACGCTGCCGATTCTGATGGTGTATCCGTTCCTGCAGAAGCATTTTGCCAAGGGTGCGATGCTGGGCTCGATGAAGGGCTGA
- a CDS encoding DUF6809 family protein, producing the protein MKTILEALYHGKLQPSETIVPSHPEYRSACKLVAAETQQWRERLGEEVFRELEEYLDLCDSVNNMHVEAAFRHGFKLGANLLIEVTGDREALLP; encoded by the coding sequence ATGAAAACAATTTTAGAAGCCCTGTACCATGGGAAGCTTCAACCCAGTGAGACCATTGTGCCATCACATCCAGAATATCGTTCCGCATGCAAACTGGTAGCAGCAGAGACACAGCAATGGCGCGAACGGTTGGGCGAGGAAGTGTTTAGAGAGCTGGAGGAATATTTGGACTTGTGCGACAGCGTGAACAACATGCATGTAGAAGCTGCCTTTCGTCATGGGTTCAAGTTGGGGGCAAACTTATTAATTGAAGTTACAGGTGATCGGGAAGCACTATTACCTTAA
- a CDS encoding GNAT family N-acetyltransferase produces MAITLHKITEELEHECTQLSVSAGQLGLVASNADSLVHATNEPTSVPYGIFNEEEMVGFILFDNERYTDGYYWILRFMIDGRFQGKGYGKAAIKEVIKMLISREDCTQIRVSHVPHNLTANKLYKSVGFIETGEFEDNGDIILGYTM; encoded by the coding sequence TTGGCTATTACACTACATAAGATTACCGAAGAGCTTGAACATGAATGTACACAATTGAGCGTGAGTGCCGGGCAACTGGGCTTGGTGGCAAGTAATGCCGACTCTCTCGTACATGCGACCAATGAACCTACCTCTGTACCCTACGGTATTTTTAATGAGGAAGAGATGGTCGGATTTATCCTATTTGATAATGAAAGATATACGGACGGTTACTATTGGATTCTGAGATTCATGATTGACGGAAGATTTCAGGGCAAGGGGTATGGGAAAGCAGCAATTAAAGAGGTCATTAAGATGCTTATCAGCCGCGAGGACTGCACACAGATTAGGGTATCGCATGTTCCGCATAATCTAACGGCCAATAAGCTCTATAAGAGTGTAGGATTCATCGAGACTGGGGAGTTTGAAGACAACGGGGATATTATTTTGGGTTATACGATGTGA
- a CDS encoding ribbon-helix-helix domain-containing protein, giving the protein MSSKKMGRPPSDNPKSDLIRVRVDQEILNKLDACTEKLQTTRSDIIRKGIEKVFDELQK; this is encoded by the coding sequence ATGTCGTCCAAAAAGATGGGGCGTCCACCATCTGACAATCCCAAAAGCGATTTGATTCGGGTACGTGTCGATCAAGAGATTTTGAACAAGCTTGATGCCTGCACCGAGAAGCTCCAAACGACCCGTTCCGATATTATCCGCAAAGGAATTGAAAAGGTGTTTGACGAGCTCCAAAAATAA
- a CDS encoding glycoside hydrolase family 88 protein, with amino-acid sequence MIGSLPQTPIEWAQKACDSLMDTYEAGELPPAHRWHYHQGVFLCGMELLWKTLREDRYIDYIKQYVDDLVDEQGNFDFARDELDAVQAGLLLFTLYERTGKRKYREAAVKLRHLLLTLNRTSEGGYWHKDKYPNQMWLDGLYMAGVFSLKYANTYRDDGLRAEVLHQERLMRKYMKDEATGLLYHAWDESRRMPWANPATGCSPEFWSRSLGWYGLAVSQFLDELPETDPGRAELAAELSGFVQALIRYQDPQSGLWYQVVDKGHEPDNWLETSGSCLFVYTIARAVKLGILPAEVMNEAAEAARKGYEGLIQVLQWDEQGRLLLPDICIGTSAGDYRNYVTRPKASNDLHGVGALVMACVEMQDLYKA; translated from the coding sequence ATGATTGGCAGTCTGCCGCAAACACCGATCGAATGGGCGCAAAAGGCCTGTGATTCACTGATGGATACGTATGAGGCGGGAGAGCTCCCGCCTGCGCACCGCTGGCATTATCATCAGGGCGTGTTCCTGTGCGGAATGGAGCTGCTGTGGAAGACGCTCCGGGAGGATCGTTATATCGATTATATTAAGCAGTATGTGGATGATCTGGTGGATGAGCAGGGGAACTTCGACTTTGCCCGGGATGAGCTGGATGCCGTACAGGCGGGGCTGCTGCTCTTCACGCTGTATGAACGGACCGGCAAGCGGAAATACCGGGAGGCGGCAGTCAAGCTTCGCCATTTGCTGCTGACACTGAACCGCACCTCCGAGGGCGGATACTGGCATAAGGACAAATATCCGAACCAGATGTGGCTGGACGGGCTGTACATGGCCGGGGTGTTCTCGCTGAAGTACGCGAATACTTATAGAGACGATGGCTTGCGGGCCGAGGTCCTGCACCAGGAGCGGCTGATGCGCAAATATATGAAGGACGAGGCGACCGGCCTGCTCTACCATGCCTGGGATGAGAGCCGCCGCATGCCATGGGCGAATCCCGCCACCGGCTGCTCGCCGGAGTTCTGGAGCCGTTCGCTTGGCTGGTACGGACTTGCCGTCTCGCAGTTCCTGGATGAACTGCCGGAGACTGATCCGGGCCGGGCGGAGCTTGCTGCCGAGCTGAGCGGATTCGTACAGGCGTTAATCCGCTATCAGGACCCGCAGAGCGGCCTGTGGTATCAGGTCGTGGATAAGGGACATGAGCCCGACAACTGGCTGGAGACCTCCGGCTCCTGTCTGTTCGTCTACACGATTGCCAGAGCAGTGAAGCTGGGTATCCTTCCGGCTGAAGTTATGAATGAAGCGGCGGAAGCAGCGCGTAAAGGCTACGAAGGCTTAATTCAGGTGCTCCAGTGGGATGAGCAGGGCCGGCTGCTGCTGCCGGATATCTGCATCGGAACCTCGGCGGGAGATTACCGGAACTATGTTACCCGCCCGAAGGCCAGCAATGATCTGCACGGCGTGGGAGCGCTGGTAATGGCCTGTGTGGAGATGCAGGATTTGTATAAGGCATAA